Proteins found in one Oncorhynchus keta strain PuntledgeMale-10-30-2019 chromosome 2, Oket_V2, whole genome shotgun sequence genomic segment:
- the LOC127913246 gene encoding uncharacterized protein LOC127913246 yields the protein MAPAPIHPRSSPAPIHPRSSPRTDPPTLQPPAPIHPRSSPSTDPRSTYAPDPQIPPLQPPHRSTHAPDPSPRTDPRSSPAPAPDPAPIHPRSRPRTDPPTLQTPTLHPAPAPIHPRSSPAPYRSTHAPAPTPIHPRSSPPHRSIHPRSRPRTDPPRSRPAPIHMLQTPRSSSSPHTDPPTLQIPRSTDPPTLQTPHRSTYAPALIHPSSTDPPTLQTPHRSTHAPDPAPIHPRSRSHTDPPTLQPQH from the exons ATGG CCCCCGCACCGATCCACCCACGCTCCAGCCCCGCACCGATCCACCCACGCTCCAGCCCCCGCACCGATCCACCCACGCTCCAGCCCCCCGCACCGATCCACCCACGCTCCAGCCCCAGCACTGATCCACGATCCACCTACGCTCCAGACCCCCAGATCCCCCCGCTCCAGCCCCCGCACCGATCCACCCACGCTCCAGACCCCAGCCCCCGCACCGATCCACGCTCCAGCCCCGCTCCAGCTCCAGACCCCGCACCGATCCACCCACGCTCCAGACCCCGCACCGATCCACCCACGCTCCAGACCCCCACCCTCCACCCCGCTCCAGCACCGATCCACCCACGCTCCAGCCCCGCTCCATACCGATCCACCCACGCTCCAGCCCCCACACCGATCCACCCACGCTCCAGCCCCCCACACCGCTCCATCCACCCACGCTCCAGACCCCGCACCGATCCACCACGCTCCAGACCCGCACCGATCCACATGCTCCAGACCCCACGCTCCAGCTCCAGCCCCCACACCGATCCACCCACGCTCCAGATCCCCCGCTCCACCGATCCACCCACGCTCCAGACCCCGCACCGATCCACCTACGCTCCAGCACTGATCCACCCCTCCAGCACCGATCCACCCACGCTCCAGACCCCACACCGATCCACCCACGCTCCAGACCCCGCACCGATCCATCCACGCTCCAGATCCCACACCGATCCACCCACGCTCCAGCCCCAGCACTGA
- the LOC127913244 gene encoding skin secretory protein xP2-like, with product MATPQPLPAERRKGSLCPKLFQIQLWGESPKAGSTRRQPQGREHQTPAPRQGAPDPSPKAGSTRPQPQGREHQTPAPRRGAPDPSPKAGSTRPQPQGREHQTPAPRQGAPDPSPKTASTRSQPQGREHQIPAPRQEAPDPSLKTGSTRSQPQGREHQTPALIQGAPDPSLKTGSTRPQPQAREHQTPAPSQGAPDPSPKEGSTRSQPQGREHQIPALRQGAPDPSPKPGSTRPQPQGREHQTPAPSQGAPDPSLKTGSTRPQPQAREHQTPALRQGAPDPSPKPGSTRPQP from the exons ATGGCCACCCCGCAGCCGTTGCCCGCTGAGAGAAGAAAAGGAAGTTTGTGTCCGAAACTGTTTCAGATCCAGCTGTGGGGTGAGAG CCCCAAGGCAGGGAGCACCAGACGCCAGCCCCAAGGCAGGGAGCACCAGACCCCAGCCCCAAGGCAGGGAGCACCAGATCCCAGCCCCAAGGCAGGGAGCACCAGACCCCAGCCCCAAGGCAGGGAGCACCAGACCCCAGCCCCAAGGCGGGGAGCACCAGACCCCAGCCCCAAGGCAGGGAGCACCAGACCCCAGCCCCAAGGCAGGGAGCACCAGACCCCAGCCCCAAGGCAGGGAGCACCAGACCCCAGCCCCAAGACAGCGAGCACCAGATCCCAGCCCCAAGGCAGGGAGCACCAGATCCCAGCCCCAAGACAGGAAGCACCAGATCCCAGCCTTAAGACAGGGAGCACCAGATCCCAGCCCCAAGGCAGGGAGCACCAGACCCCAGCCTtaatacagggagcaccagatcCCAGCCTTAAGACAGGGAGCACCAGACCCCAGCCCCAAGCCAGGGAGCACCAGACCCCAGCCCCAAGCCAGGGAGCACCAGACCCCAGCCCCAAGGAAGGGAGCACCAGATCCCAGCCCCAAGGCAGGGAGCACCAGATCCCAGCCTTAAGACAGGGAGCACCAGACCCCAGCCCCAAGCCAGGGAGCACCAGACCCCAGCCCCAAGGAAGGGAGCACCAGACCCCAGCCCCAAGCCAGGGAGCACCAGACCCCAGCCTTAAGACAGGGAGCACCAGACCCCAGCCCCAAGCCAGGGAGCACCAGACCCCAGCCTTAAGACAGGGAGCACCAGACCCCAGCCCCAAGCCAGGGAGCACCAGACCCCAGCCTTAA